A single window of Xiphophorus hellerii strain 12219 chromosome 12, Xiphophorus_hellerii-4.1, whole genome shotgun sequence DNA harbors:
- the mrpl1 gene encoding large ribosomal subunit protein uL1m, translated as MVALNSEGPLTADMATCTRNVWKVLSGCQKQLLSAGGPSYSAVSQVTPRTLPIRTYAAVRARKKDKKEEEKKKEKEEKKEKRVIDDKDRPKPFGKTAWVPVDDVYVKRFYARVVHSASDSINMLKRFQKLDFAPADQPVYVDLKLDMKLEKKKKVDPFVTTVRLPHPFKTEMNKVLVFTEDSGQATVAKQNGAAVVGGEELIQPILDDEISADFYVAVPDILTKILPLKNKLRKKFPKSKRGSVTNNISQALQLFKTGHEYMVESDCFVRTQIATLDMPSEQIFANLQAILTDVCSHRPASLGPFVERAIMSTQTSEAVWFRTESVLPKAAQTDEE; from the exons ATGGTCGCCTTAAACTCTGag GGACCGCTAACAGCAGATATGGCAACCTGCACGCGGAATGTTTGGAAAg TTTTGTCAGGATGTCAGAAGCAGCTGCTGAGCGCCGGCGGTCCCTCGTACTCAGCCGTATCTCAGGTGACACCGAGGACTCTACCCATCCGGACCTACGCAGCTGTCAG GGCCCGGAAGAAGGacaaaaaggaggaggagaagaagaaggagaaggaagagaagaaagagaagCGAGTCATCGACGACAAAGACAGGCCCAAGCCTTTTGGGAAAACCGCCTGGGTCCCTGTGGATGACGTCTATGTTAAGCGGTTCTATGCCAGAGTTGTCCACAGCGCCTCAGACAGCATCAACATGCTGAAGAGGTTCCAGAAGCTGGACTTCGCGCCCGCCGATCAGCCCGTCTACGTCGACCTGAAGCTGGACATGAAGCTGGAGAAAAAG AAAAAAGTCGACCCCTTCGTCACCACCGTGCGTCTACCGCATCCCTTCAAGACAGAGATGAACAAAGTTTTGGTTTTCACTGAG GATTCTGGTCAGGCTACAGTTGCTAAGCAGaatggagcagctgttgttggaGGAGAAGAGCTCATTCAGCCA ATTCTGGACGATGAGATTTCAGCCGACTTCTACGTTGCAGTTCCTGACATTCTGACGAAGATTTTacctctgaaaaacaaactgaggaAGAAGTTTCCAAAGAGCAAAAGAG GTAGCGTCACTAATAATATTTCCCAGGCGTTGCAGTTGTTCAAAACGGGTCATGAGTACATGGTGGAGAGCGACTGCTTCGTTAGGACCCAGATAGCCACG CTTGACATGCCCAGTGAGCAAATCTTCGCCAACCTGCAGGCGATCCTGACTGACGTCTGTTCACACCGACCGGCCAGCCTCG GACCGTTTGTTGAGCGGGCCATCATGTCCACTCAGACCAGCGAAGCCGTCTGGTTCCGGACCGAAAGTGTTTTACCTAAAGCAGCTCAGACGGACGAGGAATGA